The following proteins are encoded in a genomic region of Candida albicans SC5314 chromosome 4, complete sequence:
- a CDS encoding uncharacterized protein (Ortholog of C. dubliniensis CD36 : Cd36_43090, C. parapsilosis CDC317 : CPAR2_403340, Candida tenuis NRRL Y-1498 : CANTEDRAFT_94387 and Debaryomyces hansenii CBS767 : DEHA2G17622g), translated as MLNPCRNNPIVAKSLKYSSLTKSSIRPIITSSTTNQQAILNSSTITIDKPLVTGSGPFVEVPKFKPIGNPAKILQVVLPQSSKLNVRSISNSIIAIDNSSTDQAPDNEAFIVNNKHSVIDYQEIYSKCDLNLIIQGNNENNFKLIELKNQQSKSQDDWIILQDYNLIGWIDNFKLNIESIDLLDKFSSLKVNGNGYVLIDGGSNEVYELDLDENEDMLVNLNSLIAINKPSSISLATDLKYQVIPYFNGIYNPISSYVRIPKFSIPKYGITSEVFNPIRKSIHTLTNNYKKFVQNIKTEADKYHWLTIIRANTTKIYQYIYSKLFYNSEGILLRRNPIFMKIKGPAKLIMNNNETINNNRLFTFKEIKSIN; from the coding sequence ATGTTAAACCCATGCAGAAACAACCCGATAGTGGCTAAGTCACTTAAATATTCATCTTTAACAAAGTCATCCATACGACCAATTATCACATCATCTACAACCAATCAACAAGCAATACTCAATAGTAGCACAATAACCATTGATAAACCGTTGGTTACTGGATCAGGACCTTTTGTCGAAGTACCGAAATTCAAACCAATTGGAAATCCTGCCAAAATCTTACAGGTGGTTTTACCCCAATCATCGAAATTAAATGTCcgatcaatttcaaattcaataattgcCATTGATAACAGTAGTACGGACCAGGCACCAGATAATGAAGCATTTATTGTGAACAATAAACATTCAGTTATTGATTATCAGGAAATATATAGTAAATGTGATcttaatttgattatacAGGGTAACAATGAGAATAActtcaaattgattgaattgaaaaatcaacagCTGAAAAGCCAAGATGATTGGATAATTCTTCAAgattataatttgattggttGGATTGATAACTTTAAACTaaatattgaatcaattgatttgttaGACAAGTTTTCAAGCTTAAAAGTTAATGGTAATGGGTatgttttaattgatggTGGAAGCAATGAAGTATATGAGTTGGATTTAGATGAAAACGAAGACATGTTGGTCAATTTGAATAGTTTAATTGCCATTAATAaaccatcatcaatatcactTGCGActgatttgaaatatcaAGTGATTCCTTATTTCAATGGTATATATAACCCAATTAGTTCATATGTACGGATcccaaaattttcaattcctAAATATGGAATAACTAGTGAAGTGTTTAATCCAATAAGAAAATCAATCCACACCTTAACTAATAACTATAAGAAATTTGTACAAAACATCAAGACTGAAGCTGATAAGTATCATTGGTTGACCATCATTCGAGCAAACACAActaaaatttatcaatatatttatagtAAATTGTTCTATAATAGTGAAGGGATATTACTAAGAAGAAACCCAATATTTATGAAAATTAAAGGTCCTGCTAAACTAATtatgaataataatgaaacgataaataataataggtTATTTACCttcaaagaaatcaaatcgATCAATTAA
- the IPK1 gene encoding inositol pentakisphosphate 2-kinase (Ortholog of S. cerevisiae/S. pombe Ipk1; an inositol pentakisphosphate 2-kinase, a nuclear protein required for synthesis of 1,2,3,4,5,6-hexakisphosphate; Spider biofilm induced), with translation MEISKITSPEDWEYFAKGAANILFKYTGNNDYLKRKLLRLRLLKQEEEYISTCELYDFIELRCKDLFPNQIIDIQLTVLDSNFTNKLNSQGNKLMLNERYGLLLPNILDGDYRKISLSQKCQLYFNDNDQDINSVIFEIKPKWLYDNYTDNYCRTCSLNQLKKVPRHFCPLDLLYTETIEQGLNDLFAPIPQDIYAKIEKLIPLKKLTTIYFNNPDNVFQKLKQYQKINNKNDLIKNLTSYSDVSQNLSLVMTLRDVGLFIKIEKFDKNNHIHTSHNNIKNVYRINDNKSNGTKDQDQEIGTNDEEDNDEKFLITCNIYDLDLKSKMKYKHWLKVENDLQEIYNSSNPNWRYCIKYDQIHH, from the coding sequence ATGGAGATTTCAAAGATCACTTCACCAGAAGATTGGGAATATTTTGCTAAAGGAGCTGCCAATATTTTGTTCAAGTATACTGGTAATAACGATTATTTGAAGCGCAAATTATTAAGATTAAGATTACtcaaacaagaagaagaatacaTATCCACATGCGAATTATATGACTTTATCGAATTAAGATGTAAAGATTTATTTCctaatcaaattattgatattcaaTTAACTGTTTTGGATTCAAATTTCACTAACAAGTTGAATAGTCAAGGAAATAAGTTGATGTTGAATGAAAGATATGGGTTATTGTTACCTAACATATTGGATGGCGACTATAGAAAGATTTCATTACTGCAAAAATGTCAACTATATTTTAATGACAACGATCAAGACATCAATTCAGtgatttttgaaatcaagCCAAAATGGTTATACGATAATTACACCGATAATTACTGTCGAACTTGTTCTCTAaaccaattgaagaaagttCCAAGACATTTTTGCCCCTTGGATTTATTATATACCGAGACTATTGAACAAGgtttaaatgatttatttgcACCAATCCCGCAAGATATATATgccaaaattgaaaaattgatcccgttaaagaaattgacaaCAATCTATTTCAATAACCCTGACAATGttttccaaaaattgaaacaatatcaaaaaattaataacaaaaatgaTCTAATTAAGAACTTGACATCTTATAGTGATGTATCTCAAAATCTATCTTTAGTAATGACATTAAGAGACGTtggattatttattaaaattgagAAATTCGATAAAAACAACCATATACACACATCACATAACAATATTAAAAACGTTTATCGTATAAATGACAATAAATCCAATGGAACTAAAGATCAAGATCAAGAGATTGGAacaaatgatgaagaagacaatgacgaaaaatttttaatcaCATGTAATATTTatgatttggatttgaaatcaaaaatgaaatataaGCATTGGttaaaagttgaaaatgatttacaagaaatttataataGTTCCAACCCTAATTGGAGATACTGTATCAAATATGATCAAATTCACCATTAA
- a CDS encoding uncharacterized protein (Protein with homology to NADH dehydrogenase; regulated by Sef1p-, Sfu1p-, and Hap43p) encodes MTSKVVIIGGSYAGLAALNTLKSLITKNSGAIAKSISITLIEPKSGFLNILGLPKSIVNKEFASQQYVPFCNFLKFDNVVSNSNDLKVQLKENTNSDNNNLMLNYIQGKVTKLTSSRVTYTTNDTDESSIDYDYAILATGRNRNWPVNPKGITFESYLNEMEITNKKIQKSSIISIIGGGAVGIELAAEIKLHYPNKVVNLIHPHGTLPPEPISDAFKNKTLQSLKQANINVFLNTRIDTSKTSLNNGETSNLKTTDGKTIESNLNIWATSFKNNLDYLSLDLQRSIHITANHNIKTNDYLQVSNMSNIYAVGDLIELSTIKSAGWAFHTGIQAGTNVYNSIFDKPLQLSRISFKQIDSHKLTIVGGEGSIIHEVKGNLEINPESMVQEYQDYRLGTCKKFIGATVN; translated from the coding sequence ATGACGTCAAAAGTGGTAATCATTGGAGGTTCATACGCTGGATTGGCTGCTTTAAACACATTAAAACTGTTAATTACCAAAAATTCAGGGGCCATTGCCAAGTCTATATCTATCACATTAATTGAACCAAAATCGGGGTTCTTGAATATATTAGGATTACCAAAATCGATTGTTAATAAGGAATTTGCAAGTCAACAATATGTTccattttgtaattttttaaagtttGATAATGTGGTTAGCAATTCCAATGATTTAAAGGTTCAATTGAAAGAGAATACAAACTCCGACAATAACAACTTGATGTTGAATTATATTCAAGGGAAAGTTACTAAATTAACTAGTAGCAGAGTCACTTACACCACCAATGATACCGATGAATCGAGCATTGATTATGACTATGCAATTTTGGCAACAGGAAGAAACAGAAATTGGCCAGTCAACCCAAAAGGCATTACATTTGAATCATACTTGAATGAAATGGAGAtcacaaacaaaaagatcCAAAAAAGTTCAATTATCAGTATTATTGGCGGTGGTGCTGTTGGGATAGAATTAGCAGCCGAAATTAAATTACATTACCCAAATAAAGTTgttaatttgattcatcCTCATGGTACTTTACCACCAGAGCCGATCCTGGATGCTTTCAAGAATAAAACTTTGCAATCATTAAAACAGGCTAATATTAACGTGTTTTTGAATACGAGAATAGATACTTCAAAAACTTCACTAAACAATGGGGAAACatccaatttgaaaactacTGATGGGAAAACAATAGAATCAAACTTAAACATATGGGCTACTTCTTTTAAAAACAACCTTGATTATTTATCTCTAGATTTACAAAGAAGCATTCACATAACTGCAAATCATAATATTAAAACCAATGATTATTTACAAGTGTCAAATATGTCAAATATTTATGCTGTTGgagatttaattgaattgtcaacaatcaaatcagCTGGTTGGGCATTTCATACTGGAATTCAAGCTGGAACTAATGTTTATAATTCCATATTTGATAAACCTTTGCAATTGTCAAGAATATCCTTCAAGCAAATAGATTCTCATAAATTGACCATTGTTGGCGGTGAAGGTAGCATAATCCACGAAGTTAAAGGaaatttggaaatcaaCCCTGAATCAATGGTTCAAGAGTATCAGGATTACCGGTTAGGGACATGTAAGAAGTTTATTGGTGCAACAGTCAATTAA